A genomic window from Synechococcus sp. WH 8016 includes:
- a CDS encoding ABC transporter permease subunit (The N-terminal region of this protein, as described by TIGR01726, is a three transmembrane segment that identifies a subfamily of ABC transporter permease subunits, which specificities that include histidine, arginine, glutamine, glutamate, L-cystine (sic), the opines (in Agrobacterium) octopine and nopaline, etc.): protein MNRSKRWWWQVIIVIGLLTVMGILINNLAVNLIRTGLGLSFDWLWRPAGFALSEHPLAYQPSDSTAWALLMGWLNSLRVIVAGIVLATLLGVTTGAARRSLNPLLRQLTSLYVGLIRQIPLLLQLLFWYFVAFLGLPSEPWAPLGAVIHLSNQGISLLGVTLSVEFAAVLLGLSVFTGASIAEVVRGGLDSVPLGQWEAFRSLGMTEGLGLRRIVLPQALPAILPALSSQYLNLAKNSTLAIAVGYADLYAVSDTTITQTGRAIEGFLLLLLSFLLLNLLINGGMQLLNRAVLRGQHHH from the coding sequence ATGAATCGTTCGAAGCGCTGGTGGTGGCAGGTCATCATCGTGATTGGGCTCCTCACGGTGATGGGGATTCTGATTAATAACCTCGCCGTCAATTTGATAAGAACGGGCCTAGGGCTCAGTTTTGATTGGTTGTGGCGACCAGCAGGTTTCGCGCTCAGTGAGCACCCGCTTGCTTATCAACCTTCAGACAGCACAGCCTGGGCCCTGTTGATGGGATGGCTGAACAGCTTGCGCGTGATCGTTGCAGGGATTGTGTTGGCCACCCTGCTTGGCGTCACCACCGGTGCTGCTCGGCGCAGTCTCAATCCATTGTTGAGACAGTTAACATCTCTCTATGTGGGATTGATTCGTCAGATCCCTCTGCTCTTGCAGCTTCTGTTCTGGTACTTCGTTGCCTTCCTGGGACTTCCTTCCGAGCCATGGGCCCCCCTTGGAGCAGTCATCCACCTGTCGAATCAGGGGATCAGCTTGCTCGGAGTCACGCTCAGTGTGGAGTTTGCAGCCGTCCTGCTTGGACTAAGCGTGTTTACGGGAGCGTCGATTGCGGAGGTGGTTCGCGGTGGTCTCGATTCCGTGCCACTTGGTCAGTGGGAGGCCTTCCGCAGTCTTGGCATGACGGAGGGCCTGGGCTTACGCCGCATCGTGCTTCCCCAGGCCCTTCCGGCAATCCTGCCTGCCCTGAGCAGTCAATATTTGAATCTGGCCAAAAACAGCACCTTGGCGATTGCCGTTGGCTACGCCGATCTCTATGCGGTGAGTGACACAACCATCACCCAAACAGGACGCGCAATCGAGGGATTTTTGCTGCTTTTGCTGAGTTTTCTGCTCCTGAACTTGCTGATCAATGGGGGCATGCAGCTGCTGAACCGAGCTGTTTTAAGGGGCCAGCACCATCATTAA
- a CDS encoding HdeD family acid-resistance protein: MNTRRIAAVLLIVASIAAILLPFASATLLTIGLGGIVFVAGLNQLLRIGDIPNNQGKLFKGLSGLLYIGGAVFILIDPIDSEISLTLFAGVLLLVEGVMELATGASTNAPARGLVVVDGIVTAVLGLLLVIEWPSDSLWALGTIFGVSLFLSALNLLKPTDAPPAAS, translated from the coding sequence ATGAATACTCGCCGTATCGCCGCAGTCCTTTTAATTGTGGCGTCTATTGCAGCCATTTTGCTGCCCTTTGCATCAGCAACCCTTCTCACTATTGGATTAGGGGGAATTGTGTTCGTGGCTGGGCTGAATCAACTGCTTCGGATTGGAGATATTCCAAACAATCAGGGGAAACTCTTTAAAGGTTTGTCAGGCCTGCTTTATATCGGCGGTGCTGTCTTCATTCTGATCGACCCGATCGACAGTGAAATCAGTCTCACGCTGTTTGCAGGTGTCCTCTTGCTTGTGGAAGGGGTGATGGAATTAGCAACAGGCGCCAGTACGAATGCACCCGCACGCGGTCTTGTGGTGGTGGATGGAATCGTGACGGCTGTCCTCGGATTGCTGCTGGTGATCGAATGGCCTTCTGACAGCCTCTGGGCTTTGGGGACCATCTTTGGAGTCTCTCTTTTCCTGTCCGCCTTGAACTTGCTCAAGCCCACAGATGCTCCACCAGCTGCCAGCTAA
- a CDS encoding amino acid ABC transporter permease produces the protein MASRFKPRQRRYQRWRQKPIEAAFSVFILGLIAWALWSTGSWLITGADWRVVTHNIPLYAFGSYPADQRWRPLLWMVLILILTITTLSSDLLPQALKRLQPLLPWAWILMVPTGVVLLAGSANLQAVPSRAWGGLTLTLLLTAASGALALPMGVALAIGRTSHLGLVAMLCRLYIDLMRAVPLIAVLFFGQLLLPLFLPVEIEINRVLRAVMAFALFAAAYVAEDVRGGLQSIPPTQGEAAAALGLNTSLTMRLIILPQALRIAVPALTNQAIGLLQNTSLMAILGLIELLGISRSLLANPEYIGRHLEVYVWLAGVYWLLCSGMALLAKRIERQGLLSTGS, from the coding sequence ATGGCGAGCCGATTCAAGCCTCGGCAGCGGCGTTATCAGCGTTGGCGCCAAAAACCGATTGAGGCCGCATTCAGCGTTTTCATCCTCGGGTTGATTGCTTGGGCTCTCTGGTCAACCGGATCCTGGCTGATCACTGGGGCTGATTGGCGGGTGGTGACACACAACATTCCGCTGTATGCCTTTGGCAGCTATCCCGCTGATCAACGCTGGCGGCCTTTGCTATGGATGGTCCTCATCCTGATCTTGACGATCACCACGCTGAGCAGTGATCTCTTACCTCAAGCTCTGAAACGCCTCCAGCCACTCTTGCCATGGGCATGGATCCTGATGGTGCCCACCGGAGTTGTCCTGCTTGCTGGATCCGCCAACCTTCAAGCCGTGCCATCTCGCGCCTGGGGCGGGCTCACGCTCACATTGCTGCTGACAGCTGCGAGTGGGGCCTTAGCCCTACCCATGGGTGTCGCGCTTGCGATCGGCAGAACATCCCATTTGGGTTTGGTGGCGATGCTCTGCCGCCTCTACATCGACCTCATGCGTGCCGTCCCTCTCATTGCGGTGTTGTTCTTTGGGCAATTGCTTCTACCGCTCTTCCTCCCGGTTGAAATCGAAATCAACCGAGTCTTGAGAGCGGTGATGGCGTTTGCACTGTTTGCCGCGGCCTATGTCGCTGAGGATGTGCGCGGAGGACTGCAGTCCATCCCGCCCACCCAAGGGGAAGCGGCCGCGGCCCTCGGTCTCAATACGTCCCTCACGATGAGACTGATCATTCTTCCCCAGGCCCTGAGAATTGCTGTTCCGGCCTTAACCAACCAAGCGATCGGGTTACTGCAAAACACCAGCTTGATGGCCATTCTTGGATTGATCGAGCTACTAGGAATTAGCAGAAGCTTGCTCGCAAACCCTGAATACATCGGCCGTCATCTTGAGGTTTATGTCTGGCTCGCCGGTGTCTATTGGCTGCTCTGTTCAGGGATGGCCCTTTTGGCAAAGCGAATTGAACGTCAAGGCCTCTTATCGACTGGCTCCTAA
- a CDS encoding DUF2811 domain-containing protein, whose protein sequence is MDRYHLEHCETPVAESLNDLGISLVSMEAEIPEVLYRGMKDFIGLNPRWDQYRLLSSAIAQFLVQNGCTDRAVTERYLDDLFTRSQV, encoded by the coding sequence ATGGATCGATATCACCTTGAACATTGCGAAACTCCCGTCGCTGAATCACTCAACGACCTAGGAATTTCATTGGTGAGCATGGAAGCGGAAATCCCCGAGGTTCTTTATCGCGGAATGAAGGATTTCATTGGATTAAATCCTCGCTGGGATCAATATCGTCTGCTTAGTTCAGCAATTGCTCAATTTTTAGTGCAAAATGGTTGTACTGATCGAGCCGTTACTGAGCGCTACCTCGATGATCTTTTTACTCGCTCTCAGGTCTGA
- a CDS encoding amino acid ABC transporter ATP-binding protein: MSIAIQAQSVSKSYSDDHRALDEVNLSVSLGEVLVVMGPSGSGKSTLIRTFNGLESIDEGQLEIVGIQLDSNHDERQIKRIRRRVGMVFQQFNLFPHLSILDNITLAPIRIKKTNKKEAELRAMALLSQMGIADQAMKRPAQLSGGQQQRVAIARALAMDPEVMLFDEPTSALDPERVKEVLDAMRTLASAGMTMVVVTHELGFAREVADRVLFMDAGKVVELSDAKTFFSHAKEERSRRFLNQMTN, translated from the coding sequence ATGTCTATTGCCATCCAAGCGCAGTCCGTCAGCAAGTCCTATTCCGACGATCATCGAGCCCTTGATGAGGTCAATCTCAGCGTCAGCCTTGGCGAAGTTCTGGTGGTCATGGGGCCCTCTGGTTCAGGAAAAAGCACCTTGATCCGCACGTTCAATGGGTTGGAAAGCATTGATGAAGGTCAGCTGGAAATCGTTGGCATTCAGCTGGATTCCAACCATGACGAACGACAGATCAAACGAATCCGGCGCCGGGTTGGAATGGTGTTTCAACAGTTCAATTTGTTTCCCCATCTCTCCATCCTCGACAACATCACCTTGGCGCCAATCCGTATCAAAAAGACAAATAAAAAAGAGGCGGAACTCAGGGCCATGGCGCTGTTGAGCCAAATGGGGATTGCTGATCAGGCCATGAAACGCCCCGCCCAGCTCAGTGGCGGGCAGCAACAACGGGTCGCCATCGCCAGAGCTTTAGCGATGGATCCAGAGGTGATGCTGTTTGACGAACCCACGAGTGCTCTCGATCCAGAACGCGTGAAAGAAGTTCTCGATGCCATGCGCACGCTGGCCTCAGCAGGAATGACCATGGTGGTCGTCACCCATGAGCTGGGATTTGCCCGTGAGGTCGCTGACCGGGTGCTGTTTATGGACGCGGGAAAAGTGGTTGAACTTTCCGACGCCAAAACATTTTTTAGTCATGCCAAAGAAGAGCGCAGCAGGCGCTTTCTCAATCAAATGACCAACTGA
- a CDS encoding sirohydrochlorin chelatase: MSSDPSAPQPSPYGVLICGHGSRNRLAVEEFERLALGLRQRMSPIPVEHGFLEFANPILRDGLDRLREQGVERVLAIPAMLFAAGHAKNDIPSVLNTYSAETGLEIDYGRELGVDRLMIAAAGARIQEALDANPSVPLSETMLVVVGRGSSDPDANSNVAKVARMLVEGFGFGWGETVYSGVTFPLVEPGLRHVVRLGFKRIIVFPYFLFSGVLVTRIRQHSERVANDHPEVEFLHASYLGDHARVQDTFVERVDEVLGGETAMNCSLCKYRAQVLGFETEVGLAQASHHHHVEGLTDGCDLCERECTGACQPDGVPIPLGGGHPSLTHGDHDHDHDHDHDHAHDHGHHPYPHAEHPLGPSTLRARRVDSKTDAPES; the protein is encoded by the coding sequence GTGAGTTCAGATCCGAGTGCGCCGCAACCATCGCCTTACGGCGTTTTAATCTGTGGTCATGGCAGCAGGAATCGCTTAGCGGTTGAGGAATTTGAACGTCTCGCGCTCGGTCTTCGCCAGCGCATGAGCCCGATTCCTGTTGAACATGGGTTTTTGGAATTTGCCAATCCAATCCTCAGGGATGGTTTGGATCGCTTAAGAGAGCAAGGGGTGGAGCGGGTGTTGGCCATTCCGGCCATGTTGTTTGCAGCAGGCCACGCCAAAAACGACATCCCGTCTGTGCTGAACACCTACAGCGCTGAAACGGGTTTGGAGATCGATTACGGCAGAGAACTGGGTGTTGATCGATTGATGATTGCAGCCGCAGGCGCTCGGATCCAAGAAGCCTTGGACGCCAATCCAAGCGTTCCTTTGTCCGAGACCATGTTGGTGGTTGTTGGACGCGGGTCATCGGATCCCGATGCCAATTCCAATGTCGCCAAGGTTGCGCGGATGCTTGTGGAAGGTTTTGGCTTCGGCTGGGGAGAAACCGTCTATTCAGGCGTGACGTTCCCGCTGGTGGAGCCAGGCCTGCGGCATGTGGTGCGCCTTGGGTTTAAGCGCATCATCGTGTTCCCCTATTTCCTGTTTTCTGGTGTTCTTGTGACCAGGATTCGCCAGCACAGTGAACGCGTCGCCAACGATCATCCCGAGGTGGAATTTCTGCATGCCTCCTACCTCGGAGACCATGCAAGGGTCCAAGACACGTTTGTGGAGCGGGTGGATGAGGTGCTCGGTGGTGAGACAGCGATGAATTGCTCGCTCTGTAAATACAGAGCACAGGTGCTCGGCTTCGAGACAGAGGTGGGCCTAGCCCAGGCCAGCCACCATCATCATGTGGAGGGCCTGACCGATGGCTGTGATCTATGCGAGCGCGAGTGCACCGGTGCTTGTCAGCCCGATGGTGTGCCTATTCCGCTGGGGGGTGGGCATCCGTCTCTCACGCATGGAGACCACGACCACGACCACGACCACGACCACGACCATGCCCATGACCATGGACATCACCCCTATCCGCATGCGGAACATCCTCTAGGCCCAAGCACCCTTCGTGCTCGCCGTGTGGATTCAAAGACAGATGCCCCTGAATCATGA
- a CDS encoding GMC oxidoreductase translates to MPLKPFEAIVIGSGATGGVAAQTLAEAGVRVLVVETGPDLSAQEALGSEPSNSMRRVRGLLSGQHRLQAQHPGYWKHNPLLYADEQRYPYSTPNDQPFLWTQGRQVGGRSLTWGGITLRLSDLEFKAAERDGHGYSWPISHQDLDPHYSSLERQFAVHGNRDGLAQLPDGCTTAPLSFTPEEEQLARDLQDSADIKMIHSRGFSAHQPSAECPWPPSSSPGSSLNAALSTGRVEVLSGHLAERLLMNGDQSRARGVVVIDQRNGERMALEAALVVLCASTIASLRFLLLSEGSAPEGGFQDPSASLGRHLMDHVSTCRFFAVPSRSGRQPLQDQDPTSQLSGAGSFFLPFGSLPPQRDGLLPFSRGYGLWGAINRFDPPWWLKRNPDCRLGFLIGHGEVLPSAQNRVTLSETVDRWGVPIPHISCRWGANETAMVAHMHTMMAEAIALGGGEIQPLTDLVKVPLIEPVVSNMEAMKAGAPPPGYYVHELGGAPMGSDENNSVVDAWNRLWRCPNVLVVDGSCWPSSAWQSPTLTMMALTRRACLQALRPESE, encoded by the coding sequence GTGCCGCTGAAACCCTTCGAAGCCATCGTGATCGGTTCAGGTGCAACCGGAGGCGTGGCCGCCCAAACGCTCGCTGAAGCAGGGGTCCGTGTCCTGGTGGTGGAAACAGGACCCGACCTCAGCGCTCAAGAGGCCCTGGGGAGCGAACCCAGCAACAGCATGAGACGGGTTCGCGGCCTTCTCAGCGGACAGCATCGGCTTCAGGCCCAGCACCCCGGCTATTGGAAACACAATCCACTGCTCTATGCCGATGAGCAGCGCTATCCGTATTCCACACCAAACGATCAACCTTTTCTCTGGACTCAAGGACGCCAGGTTGGAGGCAGAAGTTTGACCTGGGGTGGAATCACCCTTCGACTCTCAGACCTGGAATTTAAAGCTGCAGAACGGGATGGCCACGGGTACTCCTGGCCGATTTCCCATCAAGATCTCGATCCGCATTATTCCTCTCTGGAGCGGCAATTTGCTGTTCATGGCAACAGAGATGGACTAGCGCAGCTCCCAGATGGATGCACCACCGCACCCCTGAGCTTCACCCCAGAGGAAGAACAGCTGGCGAGGGACCTCCAGGACTCGGCTGACATCAAGATGATTCACTCCCGCGGGTTTTCAGCACATCAACCGTCCGCAGAGTGTCCATGGCCCCCATCAAGCAGTCCGGGAAGCAGTCTCAACGCAGCCCTCTCCACTGGACGCGTGGAAGTGCTGTCAGGGCACCTGGCAGAACGCCTACTGATGAACGGCGATCAAAGTCGTGCCCGCGGAGTCGTTGTGATCGATCAACGCAACGGTGAGCGCATGGCCTTGGAGGCAGCTTTGGTGGTTCTCTGCGCTTCCACCATTGCCTCGCTGCGATTTCTATTGCTCTCAGAGGGCTCAGCACCAGAAGGAGGCTTTCAGGATCCCTCAGCCAGCCTGGGACGTCACTTGATGGATCACGTCTCCACCTGCCGCTTCTTTGCCGTTCCAAGCAGGAGTGGGCGTCAACCTCTCCAAGACCAAGACCCCACCAGCCAATTGTCGGGGGCTGGAAGTTTTTTCCTTCCCTTTGGGAGTCTCCCACCACAACGCGACGGGCTTCTCCCATTTTCAAGAGGGTATGGACTTTGGGGCGCAATCAATCGCTTTGATCCGCCCTGGTGGTTAAAAAGGAATCCCGACTGTCGCTTGGGTTTTCTGATTGGTCACGGGGAAGTGCTTCCGTCCGCTCAAAACCGGGTCACCTTGTCGGAAACAGTCGATCGCTGGGGCGTTCCGATCCCGCATATCAGCTGCCGATGGGGAGCGAACGAAACAGCGATGGTGGCTCACATGCACACCATGATGGCTGAGGCCATTGCTCTTGGTGGAGGGGAGATTCAACCGCTCACGGATCTTGTCAAGGTGCCGCTGATCGAACCTGTTGTCAGCAACATGGAGGCCATGAAAGCAGGCGCGCCTCCGCCTGGGTACTACGTGCACGAGCTGGGTGGAGCTCCGATGGGCAGCGATGAGAACAACAGCGTTGTGGATGCCTGGAATCGCCTCTGGCGCTGTCCAAATGTGTTGGTCGTGGACGGCTCCTGTTGGCCCTCTTCAGCGTGGCAAAGTCCAACGTTGACGATGATGGCCCTAACGAGGAGAGCTTGTTTGCAAGCGCTCAGACCTGAGAGCGAGTAA
- a CDS encoding FAD-binding protein: MTEHAALWNPLANDSHPAGWISSDAITLSNLIRQGIQPSPLMVCSGGTSSRCAADGLWTLDLRARHRQLVISEAGDEVEIGAGLSMAEVLEGLQTRGRSIPVGLSTLPGCGFVLTGGISPLSRSQGLAMDHIVGLRGVWGNGDCFELSAPVSPHEEQQKWRGLLGAAPFLAIVTAIRLRTQELTPLVIWRSVSSIQQLAIAIEAAEQWTHSASLQWAWNEKIELFIVCFANDHAAMTAVEALKTLLGQCAESSKTMVPGQHAQPPFGALATSTAAQGRNHSEVISRLGPAWGRRLPSLIADLNQLISKRPHPGCQISAQQLGGMSSQVAVSHTSFLHRDAIWKPWINAVWNANDEQGRKRSLDWLLHANTVLTEYCPGVHLAQIHPHLSFHQAELDDAFQDWLPTLNRLKSHHDPYGLLPPL; this comes from the coding sequence GTGACCGAGCATGCTGCGCTTTGGAATCCATTGGCCAACGATTCACACCCGGCGGGGTGGATCTCGTCTGATGCCATCACGCTTTCCAATCTGATTCGCCAAGGGATCCAGCCAAGCCCGTTGATGGTTTGTTCAGGGGGCACAAGCAGTCGCTGTGCTGCCGATGGACTCTGGACTCTGGACTTAAGAGCGCGCCATCGCCAGCTGGTGATCAGCGAAGCAGGCGATGAGGTGGAGATTGGGGCAGGACTTTCCATGGCCGAGGTTTTAGAAGGTCTACAAACCAGGGGGCGCTCAATCCCCGTTGGCCTCTCCACCCTTCCAGGATGCGGCTTTGTTTTAACGGGTGGCATCAGTCCCCTAAGCCGATCCCAGGGCCTAGCCATGGATCACATCGTGGGGCTGCGAGGCGTTTGGGGAAACGGCGACTGCTTCGAGCTGTCAGCCCCGGTGAGTCCCCATGAAGAGCAGCAGAAATGGAGAGGCCTGCTCGGTGCCGCTCCATTCCTAGCCATTGTCACGGCGATCCGGTTGCGTACGCAGGAGCTCACACCGCTCGTCATTTGGCGGAGCGTAAGCAGCATTCAGCAACTTGCAATCGCCATTGAGGCGGCGGAACAGTGGACGCACAGCGCCAGCTTGCAGTGGGCCTGGAACGAAAAGATTGAGCTGTTCATTGTTTGTTTTGCTAACGACCATGCCGCGATGACAGCGGTGGAGGCGCTGAAAACGCTGCTCGGCCAATGCGCTGAATCCAGCAAGACAATGGTGCCCGGCCAACATGCTCAGCCCCCCTTTGGAGCTTTGGCAACATCCACAGCTGCACAAGGGCGCAACCACAGCGAAGTCATCAGCAGGCTCGGTCCAGCCTGGGGCCGACGATTGCCCTCACTGATTGCAGACTTAAATCAACTCATTAGCAAGCGTCCGCACCCCGGATGCCAAATCAGTGCCCAACAGCTTGGTGGAATGAGTTCTCAGGTTGCTGTGTCACACACCTCCTTCCTTCATCGCGATGCAATCTGGAAGCCTTGGATCAATGCCGTTTGGAACGCAAATGACGAACAAGGGAGAAAACGTTCCCTGGATTGGCTGCTTCATGCCAACACCGTTCTTACTGAGTACTGCCCTGGTGTTCACCTCGCGCAGATCCATCCACACCTGTCCTTCCATCAAGCAGAACTCGATGACGCCTTTCAAGACTGGCTTCCAACCCTCAATCGATTGAAGTCACATCATGATCCTTATGGTTTGCTGCCACCGCTCTGA
- a CDS encoding amino acid ABC transporter substrate-binding protein: MRVRLLALPLVSLLFILNGCATLGEGGASRLDLIKRRTELRCGVSGKIPGFSFLQRDGSFAGMDVDICRAFAAAFTGSPDQVQYRSLTAPERFTALRTGEIDLLSRNTTFNLSRDAAGGNGVSFAPVVFHDGQGLLVKRNSGIDKLSNLKGKTICVGSGTTTEQNLNDAFQARGIDYKPVKYQDLNQVIAGYLQGRCSAMTSDRSQLAAARSGFNNPEQHVILPEVLSKEPLAPLAAGGDQRLTDAMRWVIYALIAAEELGINQQNIGDKVEEAKRRPELTQLRRFLGIEGDLGQKLGLNNDFIVNVIQAVGNYGEIYDRHLGPKSAVPIPRGLNHLHSNGGVLTSPPFQ; encoded by the coding sequence ATGAGAGTCCGTCTTCTTGCACTGCCGCTGGTTTCTCTCCTATTCATTTTGAATGGATGTGCCACCCTCGGAGAAGGCGGTGCTTCAAGACTTGATCTGATCAAACGGAGAACGGAACTTCGCTGTGGAGTCAGCGGCAAAATTCCCGGTTTTAGTTTTCTACAAAGGGATGGTTCCTTTGCCGGAATGGATGTAGACATCTGCCGAGCCTTTGCTGCGGCCTTTACTGGAAGCCCAGATCAGGTGCAGTACAGGTCTCTGACCGCTCCCGAACGATTCACTGCGCTCCGAACTGGAGAAATTGATCTCCTATCGCGCAACACCACGTTCAACCTCAGCAGAGATGCTGCGGGAGGAAACGGCGTCAGCTTCGCTCCCGTTGTGTTCCACGACGGGCAGGGGCTCTTGGTCAAGCGCAACAGTGGAATCGACAAGCTCAGCAACCTCAAGGGCAAAACCATCTGCGTGGGCTCAGGCACGACAACCGAGCAAAACCTCAACGATGCCTTTCAGGCCAGAGGGATCGACTACAAACCGGTCAAGTATCAAGATCTCAATCAAGTGATCGCTGGCTACCTCCAAGGTCGCTGCAGCGCCATGACCTCCGATCGCTCTCAGCTCGCTGCGGCCAGATCCGGCTTTAACAACCCCGAGCAACACGTCATTCTCCCTGAAGTCTTGAGCAAAGAGCCCCTCGCTCCACTTGCAGCAGGTGGTGATCAGCGACTCACCGACGCCATGCGCTGGGTGATCTATGCATTGATCGCCGCGGAAGAATTAGGCATTAACCAACAAAATATTGGAGACAAAGTTGAAGAAGCCAAACGCCGACCTGAACTCACTCAACTGAGGCGCTTTCTTGGCATAGAAGGTGATTTAGGTCAAAAGCTAGGTTTAAACAACGATTTCATTGTCAACGTGATCCAAGCAGTAGGAAATTACGGTGAAATCTATGATCGACATCTCGGCCCTAAAAGCGCCGTGCCGATCCCGAGAGGCCTCAATCATCTGCACAGCAATGGAGGTGTGCTGACCTCACCCCCGTTCCAATGA
- a CDS encoding SulP family inorganic anion transporter, with amino-acid sequence MASSPAMGLQNWFSNPRRDVLSGLVVAFAMIPEAIAFSGIAGVDPRVGLFGAFCLSITIAFVGGRTAMITSATGSTALLMTGLVATGNARGEGLGLAYLMAAGILTGVFQILWGYLRLAYQMRFVPLGVLSGFVNALALLIFQAQLPQLGINLHFGEAGHDHAMQALSGSQIPVVWALVLLGLVIIYGLPRITRVLPSQLVAIIVITAISMGLNLDIPKVMNLGELPNGLPMFNLPFGDVSNQRVPFSLETFGIVLPTALSISLVGLMETFLTQDILDERTDSNSNKNTEAKGQGIANIVSSLFGGMAGCALVGQSVMNIDNGGRTRLSTLSSGISLLAMILLASAWLKQIPMAALVAVMIGIAVSTADVAGLRNIRNIPKSDSAVMLMTFAVTMLTTPHNLALGVLAGVALAGILFSRKVAKVIRVEAIKISEDESRYVVSGQLFFVSKIYFLQGFDVHDHPARITIDMSQAHIWDQSGVGALNQLIRKLRLGGSVVNVEGLNKESLNLFEKIGSQPEGSHG; translated from the coding sequence ATGGCTTCCTCTCCCGCAATGGGACTTCAGAACTGGTTCAGCAATCCGAGACGGGATGTTCTCTCAGGCCTGGTCGTGGCCTTCGCCATGATTCCAGAAGCGATCGCCTTCTCTGGGATCGCAGGCGTGGATCCCAGAGTTGGATTGTTTGGAGCCTTTTGCCTCTCCATAACAATTGCCTTCGTCGGTGGACGAACGGCGATGATCACCTCCGCCACGGGATCGACAGCCCTGTTGATGACCGGATTGGTCGCGACAGGAAATGCGCGCGGGGAAGGCCTGGGGCTGGCCTATTTGATGGCGGCAGGAATTCTCACCGGAGTCTTCCAAATTCTCTGGGGATATTTACGCCTGGCTTATCAGATGCGATTCGTGCCTCTGGGTGTCTTAAGCGGATTTGTGAATGCTCTTGCTTTATTGATCTTTCAGGCTCAACTTCCTCAATTGGGAATCAACCTTCACTTTGGAGAAGCCGGCCATGACCATGCCATGCAGGCCCTCAGTGGAAGTCAAATTCCCGTTGTTTGGGCCCTCGTTTTGCTTGGTCTTGTCATTATTTATGGCCTACCGCGTATCACACGCGTCCTGCCTTCCCAACTAGTAGCGATCATTGTAATTACAGCCATCAGCATGGGACTGAATCTGGATATTCCCAAGGTTATGAACCTTGGAGAGCTTCCTAATGGCCTTCCTATGTTTAACCTTCCCTTTGGCGATGTAAGCAATCAACGGGTTCCTTTCAGTCTTGAAACGTTTGGGATTGTCTTGCCAACAGCACTTTCAATCTCGCTGGTTGGCCTTATGGAAACATTCCTCACCCAAGACATTCTTGACGAGAGAACTGACTCTAATTCTAATAAAAACACGGAAGCAAAAGGCCAGGGAATTGCAAACATCGTGTCCTCCTTGTTCGGCGGAATGGCTGGCTGCGCCTTGGTCGGCCAGTCCGTCATGAACATCGACAACGGTGGACGAACACGTCTCTCCACACTGTCGTCGGGGATCAGCCTCTTAGCGATGATTTTGCTTGCCAGCGCTTGGCTGAAGCAGATCCCCATGGCCGCGCTAGTCGCAGTCATGATTGGAATCGCCGTGAGCACAGCCGACGTGGCTGGGCTGCGCAATATTCGCAATATCCCCAAAAGTGACTCGGCCGTGATGCTGATGACGTTCGCGGTCACCATGCTCACCACACCCCACAACCTTGCTCTAGGTGTATTGGCAGGTGTGGCCCTTGCAGGCATTTTATTCAGCCGCAAAGTCGCAAAAGTGATTCGCGTTGAAGCGATCAAAATCAGTGAAGACGAAAGTCGCTATGTCGTCAGTGGACAATTGTTCTTTGTAAGCAAGATTTATTTCCTACAAGGATTTGACGTACACGATCATCCAGCCAGAATCACCATTGACATGAGCCAGGCACATATTTGGGATCAAAGCGGCGTTGGAGCACTCAACCAACTCATTCGCAAGCTCAGACTTGGCGGATCTGTCGTGAATGTGGAGGGGTTAAACAAAGAAAGTTTGAATCTGTTTGAAAAGATTGGAAGTCAACCTGAGGGCAGTCATGGTTGA